One window of Nymphaea colorata isolate Beijing-Zhang1983 chromosome 1, ASM883128v2, whole genome shotgun sequence genomic DNA carries:
- the LOC116246278 gene encoding uncharacterized protein LOC116246278 — protein MAAAGHCVRSRLRDLMVRPLREKCHGSLASFLLTGDDVNANGSRFGENPRLYHHVAASTILGGKGRTIGSETNYEVTGGLCRLGRFGHGLSFGSRFYSTDKDDVEREKLAKELSKDWSAVFERSINTLFLTEMVRGMMLTLKYFFERKVTINYPFEKGPLSPRFRGEHALRRYPTGEERCIACKLCEAICPAQAITIEAEEREDGSRRTTRYDIDMTKCIYCGFCQEACPVDAIVEGPNFEFATETHEELLYDKEKLLENGDRWETEIAENLRSESLYR, from the exons ATGGCTGCAGCAGGCCACTGCGTCCGATCTCGCCTCCGCGACCTCATGGTTCGGCCCTTGAGGGAGAAGTGCCACGGCTCCCTCGCCTCCTTTCTGCTAACTGGCGACGACGTCAACGCGAACGGAAGCCGCTTCGGAGAGAACCCCCGCCTTTACCACCATGTTGCCGCAAGCACTATTTTGGGCGGCAAGGGGAGAACCATCGGTTCTGAAACCAACTatgag GTCACTGGTGGACTATGTCGATTAGGTAGATTTGGACATGGGCTTTCATTTGGCTCTCGTTTTTATTCTACAGACAAAG AcgatgtagagagagaaaagttggCAAAGGAGCTCTCCAAGGATTGGAGTGCAG TTTTTGAACGGAGTATAAATACGTTGTTCTTAACTGAAATGGTGAGGGGTATGATGCTGACACTGAAGTACTTCTTTGAGAGGAAGGTTACT ATCAACTATCCATTTGAAAAGGGACCTTTGAGTCCTCGTTTTCGTGGTGAACATGCACTTCGCCGATATCCAACAGGGGAGGAACGTTGTATTGCTTGCAAGCTATGTGAAGCG ATTTGCCCAGCTCAGGCAATCACAATTGAAGCTGAAGAACGTGAAGATGGAAGCCGTAGAACAACTAG GTACGATATCGACATGACAAAATGCATCTATTGTGGATTCTGCCAAGAGGCTTGCCCTGTTGATGCCATTGTGGAAGGTCCCAACTTTGAGTTTGCTACCGAAACGCATGAG GAGCTGCTTTATGACAAGGAGAAgctgctggaaaatggggataGATGGGAAACAGAGATAGCAGAAAATCTCCGATCCGAGAGTCTGTATCGATGA
- the LOC116245508 gene encoding uncharacterized protein LOC116245508 isoform X1 translates to MMSPAQAIVEVKEENNHEFFNTSDVKATRIHEKMSTVLGTNQELSDLDKDVVDSEKALDCDCNLNGVGDEVIDILENADTGMRLSPTEGTTECSSSFSNTGSSGESSIMNSGDAEVESQYHCDSDVSRLFMSRKKTLTADWKKYRRPLMWRCHWLELRMKELQSQTSKYDRLLLEIGHGKQLKYTHDTLGSSAARVVPFSSQCFETRIKKRRKRKRVEDMVDVQSHMSAHPLFSYYEKKKKVDTDGIEDDCSSVPVVIEEPNNSTEDFGINSDWTSIEWKDSESFLEKVLWKIEGLQSHVLKLKNQLNKLILKSAAKALVENSSHCVAVEPVTSSMNLPLSPAHDEAKLVEGLYAPCQQLSEYEAGNLFIPGSAVSSFADHAMLDIDDTGKCLFSLADMPLDQAPMGDSCEDIFEEVLIDNQAAEEGLQNYEVCQPVEKTCHSQAENGRNGLAPAVSVQPYERKVEEESDGTLAPTPESSVLKLCLLSDVHVPKNKRNRVGRRVPSSVRNSENSVSGTDQDN, encoded by the exons ATGATGTCTCCTGCTCAGGCAATTGTTGAGGTCAAGGAAGAAAATAACCATGAGTTTTTTAACACGTCTGATGTAAAGGCAACCAGAATACATGAAAAAATGTCAACTGTTCTTGGGACAAATCAAGAGCTTTCTGATTTAGATAAGGACGTTGTGGATTCAGAGAAGGCACTGGATTGTGATTGTAATTTGAATGGTGTTGGTGATGAAGTGATTGATATTCTTGAAAATGCTGATACTGGCATGAGACTCTCTCCAACTGAGGGGACAACAGAATGTTCTAGTTCCTTCTCAAATACTGGCTCAAGTGGTGAAAGTTCTATTATGAATTCTGGTGATGCCGAAGTAGAATCACAATACCATTGTGACAGCGATGTGTCAAGGTTGTTCATGAG CAGAAAAAAGACACTGACAGCCGATTGGAAGAAGTATCGTCGTCCTCTCATGTGGAGGTGCCATTGGTTAGAATTGCGGATGAAGGAGCTTCAAtctcaaacatcaaaatatgaTAGATTGCTTTTGGAAATAGGACATGGAAAGCAATTGAAATATACCCATGATACTTTAGGTAGTTCTGCTGCCAGGGTCGTTCCCTTTTCCAGCCAGTGTTTTGAAACAAGGAttaagaagagaaggaaaagaaaacgagTAGAGGATATGGTTGATGTACAATCACACATGTCAGCACACCCATTATTCTCTTATTATG aaaagaagaagaaggttgACACTGATGGCATTGAGGATGATTGCAGTAGTGTCCCAG TTGTTATTGAAGAACCTAATAACAGCACAGAGGATTTTGGTATTAATTCTGATTGGACATCCATTGAGTGGAAGGACAGTGAGAGTTTCCTTGAAAAAGTTCTTTGGAAAATTGAAGGCTTGCAATCTCACGTCCTGAAGCTGAAAAACCAGCTGAATAAGTTGATCTTGAAAAGTGCAGCAAAGGCATTGGTGGAGAATTCAAGCCATTGTGTAGCGGTAGAACCTGTAACAAGTTCCATGAACCTACCCCTCTCACCTGCTCATGACGAAGCAAAGTTGGTGGAAGGACTTTATGCACCTTGTCAGCAGCTGTCTGAATATGAAGCGGGGAACTTGTTCATTCCAGGTAGTGCTGTCTCAAGTTTTGCAGACCATGCAATGCTTGATATTGATGACACAGGGAAGTGCCTGTTTTCTCTGGCGGACATGCCACTTGATCAGGCTCCGATGGGTGATTCTTGTGAAGAT ATATTTGAGGAAGTCCTCATTGACAACCAAGCCGCAGAGGAAGGTCTTCAAAATTACGAGGTCTGTCAGCCTGTTGAAAAGACTTGTCACAGTCAGGCGGAAAATGGGAGGAACGGTCTTGCTCCAGCTGTTTCAGTCCAACCTTATGAGAGAAAGGTAGAAGAAGAAAGTGATGGTACTTTAGCTCCAACCCCAGAATCATCTGTCTTGAAATTATGCTTGCTATCTGATGTGCATGTGCCAAAGAACAAGAGGAACCGAGTGGGACGTAGAGTTCCTTCCAGTGTCCGGAATTCTGAGAACTCGGTATCAGGTACTGATCAAGATAACTAG
- the LOC116245508 gene encoding uncharacterized protein LOC116245508 isoform X2 yields the protein MMSPAQAIVEVKEENNHEFFNTSDVKATRIHEKMSTVLGTNQELSDLDKDVVDSEKALDCDCNLNGVGDEVIDILENADTGMRLSPTEGTTECSSSFSNTGSSGESSIMNSGDAEVESQYHCDSDVSRLFMRKKTLTADWKKYRRPLMWRCHWLELRMKELQSQTSKYDRLLLEIGHGKQLKYTHDTLGSSAARVVPFSSQCFETRIKKRRKRKRVEDMVDVQSHMSAHPLFSYYEKKKKVDTDGIEDDCSSVPVVIEEPNNSTEDFGINSDWTSIEWKDSESFLEKVLWKIEGLQSHVLKLKNQLNKLILKSAAKALVENSSHCVAVEPVTSSMNLPLSPAHDEAKLVEGLYAPCQQLSEYEAGNLFIPGSAVSSFADHAMLDIDDTGKCLFSLADMPLDQAPMGDSCEDIFEEVLIDNQAAEEGLQNYEVCQPVEKTCHSQAENGRNGLAPAVSVQPYERKVEEESDGTLAPTPESSVLKLCLLSDVHVPKNKRNRVGRRVPSSVRNSENSVSGTDQDN from the exons ATGATGTCTCCTGCTCAGGCAATTGTTGAGGTCAAGGAAGAAAATAACCATGAGTTTTTTAACACGTCTGATGTAAAGGCAACCAGAATACATGAAAAAATGTCAACTGTTCTTGGGACAAATCAAGAGCTTTCTGATTTAGATAAGGACGTTGTGGATTCAGAGAAGGCACTGGATTGTGATTGTAATTTGAATGGTGTTGGTGATGAAGTGATTGATATTCTTGAAAATGCTGATACTGGCATGAGACTCTCTCCAACTGAGGGGACAACAGAATGTTCTAGTTCCTTCTCAAATACTGGCTCAAGTGGTGAAAGTTCTATTATGAATTCTGGTGATGCCGAAGTAGAATCACAATACCATTGTGACAGCGATGTGTCAAGGTTGTTCATGAG AAAAAAGACACTGACAGCCGATTGGAAGAAGTATCGTCGTCCTCTCATGTGGAGGTGCCATTGGTTAGAATTGCGGATGAAGGAGCTTCAAtctcaaacatcaaaatatgaTAGATTGCTTTTGGAAATAGGACATGGAAAGCAATTGAAATATACCCATGATACTTTAGGTAGTTCTGCTGCCAGGGTCGTTCCCTTTTCCAGCCAGTGTTTTGAAACAAGGAttaagaagagaaggaaaagaaaacgagTAGAGGATATGGTTGATGTACAATCACACATGTCAGCACACCCATTATTCTCTTATTATG aaaagaagaagaaggttgACACTGATGGCATTGAGGATGATTGCAGTAGTGTCCCAG TTGTTATTGAAGAACCTAATAACAGCACAGAGGATTTTGGTATTAATTCTGATTGGACATCCATTGAGTGGAAGGACAGTGAGAGTTTCCTTGAAAAAGTTCTTTGGAAAATTGAAGGCTTGCAATCTCACGTCCTGAAGCTGAAAAACCAGCTGAATAAGTTGATCTTGAAAAGTGCAGCAAAGGCATTGGTGGAGAATTCAAGCCATTGTGTAGCGGTAGAACCTGTAACAAGTTCCATGAACCTACCCCTCTCACCTGCTCATGACGAAGCAAAGTTGGTGGAAGGACTTTATGCACCTTGTCAGCAGCTGTCTGAATATGAAGCGGGGAACTTGTTCATTCCAGGTAGTGCTGTCTCAAGTTTTGCAGACCATGCAATGCTTGATATTGATGACACAGGGAAGTGCCTGTTTTCTCTGGCGGACATGCCACTTGATCAGGCTCCGATGGGTGATTCTTGTGAAGAT ATATTTGAGGAAGTCCTCATTGACAACCAAGCCGCAGAGGAAGGTCTTCAAAATTACGAGGTCTGTCAGCCTGTTGAAAAGACTTGTCACAGTCAGGCGGAAAATGGGAGGAACGGTCTTGCTCCAGCTGTTTCAGTCCAACCTTATGAGAGAAAGGTAGAAGAAGAAAGTGATGGTACTTTAGCTCCAACCCCAGAATCATCTGTCTTGAAATTATGCTTGCTATCTGATGTGCATGTGCCAAAGAACAAGAGGAACCGAGTGGGACGTAGAGTTCCTTCCAGTGTCCGGAATTCTGAGAACTCGGTATCAGGTACTGATCAAGATAACTAG